One genomic region from Metallosphaera tengchongensis encodes:
- a CDS encoding SRPBCC family protein translates to MIEFLVVRSFKPLRRETVWEVIREVNSMPQYWKGIRELNVRQVSDRTYEGAVRFAFPSSSDVRIDLGEFSLTMNFLKGILKGMNRIEVSSTEVTSHWKVEMPLYMKPFEKRNEEHFRSGTEHALDRILEEAKRRSQG, encoded by the coding sequence ATGATTGAGTTCCTGGTTGTAAGGAGCTTCAAACCCCTAAGAAGAGAAACGGTTTGGGAAGTGATACGAGAAGTCAACTCCATGCCCCAGTATTGGAAGGGAATAAGGGAACTCAACGTAAGGCAAGTCTCTGATAGAACCTATGAGGGGGCAGTTAGATTTGCCTTTCCCTCGTCCTCCGACGTGAGGATAGATTTAGGCGAATTTTCCCTAACCATGAACTTCCTAAAAGGGATACTGAAGGGAATGAATAGGATCGAGGTCTCATCTACAGAGGTAACGTCCCACTGGAAAGTAGAGATGCCTCTCTACATGAAGCCGTTTGAAAAGAGGAACGAGGAACACTTCAGATCCGGTACGGAACACGCACTTGATAGGATATTAGAAGAAGCAAAGAGGAGAAGTCAAGGCTAA
- a CDS encoding MFS transporter, producing the protein MKSKILFTTSISHFINDGNSWFLPVTFTFLIEFLGISKLTIGILGSVFFAVSALAAPFITKIADRSKRYSVIMGLGILLWGLSLILFGISISAKSLLAIVISVALAGFSSAFYHPLGAAMLSITYRGSAGSALGINGSMGSLGRAIYPTLTLILFTLFHKDMLYSSLILGVISILASMTAFLATEKLQEYPDPKEPRSEEKEVNKGQGMLRSTMGIVILLTIIALLRSVFTQGISQFLPTLLVENFNYSYGVNLGEATSLALAAAVVGQPILGLLSDRVGRRLIFSISTLGAVIALMAFLKFADIVYLVIFGLFTYSAFPLMLSLVGDFVPRGSTGFANSLVWGLGVTGGGVIGPIIVGILSQINGLVFASYSIAIVGLLSAILVVLIPKPAKRSKVPLFG; encoded by the coding sequence ATGAAATCCAAGATACTTTTCACCACATCCATATCGCACTTCATAAATGACGGCAACTCGTGGTTTTTACCAGTAACTTTCACTTTCCTGATAGAATTTCTCGGTATATCTAAGTTAACCATAGGTATCCTAGGAAGCGTATTTTTCGCTGTATCGGCCTTGGCTGCACCGTTTATCACAAAAATAGCAGACAGATCCAAGAGGTACTCTGTAATCATGGGGTTAGGTATCCTACTCTGGGGCTTGAGTTTGATCCTCTTCGGCATTTCTATAAGTGCTAAATCGCTCTTAGCCATAGTGATCTCAGTAGCTCTCGCAGGCTTTTCCTCAGCTTTCTATCACCCTTTGGGAGCAGCGATGCTCTCCATTACCTACAGAGGGAGTGCGGGTTCTGCTCTAGGCATTAACGGCTCCATGGGAAGTTTAGGGAGGGCCATTTACCCTACCCTGACCTTGATCCTCTTTACCTTATTCCATAAGGATATGTTATACAGTTCCCTGATCTTAGGCGTGATCTCCATTCTAGCCTCCATGACAGCGTTTCTAGCTACTGAAAAATTACAGGAGTACCCTGACCCAAAGGAACCAAGATCGGAGGAAAAGGAGGTGAATAAGGGCCAAGGTATGCTGAGGAGCACAATGGGGATAGTTATACTCCTCACAATAATAGCGCTTCTTAGAAGCGTTTTCACACAGGGAATATCCCAGTTCTTACCTACACTGTTAGTGGAGAACTTTAACTACTCATACGGGGTGAACTTGGGAGAAGCGACCTCGCTGGCCTTAGCTGCTGCAGTAGTAGGTCAACCAATCCTTGGATTACTCTCCGACAGGGTCGGGAGGAGGTTAATCTTTAGTATATCTACCTTAGGGGCAGTAATTGCGTTAATGGCCTTTCTGAAGTTCGCCGATATAGTGTACCTAGTAATCTTTGGACTCTTCACTTATAGCGCGTTCCCGCTGATGCTTTCTCTAGTAGGAGATTTCGTTCCTAGAGGGTCCACGGGATTCGCCAACTCACTAGTTTGGGGGCTCGGAGTTACTGGAGGAGGCGTAATAGGTCCCATAATTGTGGGAATTCTCTCCCAGATAAATGGTCTAGTTTTCGCGTCCTACAGTATAGCGATCGTAGGACTGCTATCGGCGATCCTAGTAGTCCTAATCCCTAAGCCAGCGAAGAGGAGCAAGGTACCCCTATTTGGGTGA
- a CDS encoding PadR family transcriptional regulator: MRKTEMILRGILTLYVLSEIMESPMTGYELEKTISRKFNVKLPKGSIYVILRNAERKNLLRYKEDKNRKGQILKKYVITEEGRKFFLEHEEPLSIAKEVMSDLLKKMEIKRTEASAPPNGLRQEKD, translated from the coding sequence ATGAGAAAAACAGAAATGATACTTAGAGGTATTTTAACCCTCTACGTCCTAAGCGAGATCATGGAGAGCCCAATGACAGGATATGAACTGGAAAAGACAATTTCGAGAAAGTTCAACGTAAAGCTACCAAAGGGGTCAATATACGTTATCCTTAGAAATGCAGAGAGGAAAAACCTGCTCAGGTATAAAGAGGACAAGAATAGAAAAGGCCAGATCTTAAAAAAATACGTGATAACGGAAGAGGGAAGGAAATTCTTCTTAGAGCATGAGGAGCCTTTATCCATAGCCAAAGAGGTAATGAGTGACCTCCTTAAGAAAATGGAGATTAAAAGAACTGAAGCCTCAGCCCCTCCTAACGGTCTCCGGCAGGAGAAGGACTGA
- a CDS encoding MFS transporter, with amino-acid sequence MIRATVSLLLIFLISALAVYSISFVLPALAQIYGDGIYLTIPASWIGGAIGGLLLSILADKWSRKLSLLISIFLFTVPLFLNVFTRNLFLFYFLWFLIGFGVNGENGLSYVYAAEISPPSYRGFVGSIMQGLYFIGGLLGLLWADIFRSIETYFLTLGLLSLVSYLLWFSIPESKVRSRGSFSSLRSKNLTKVLVLGSVFAVGSFLFVVPLVSLSFTLFSFFRLPAFSLLSLALLLGLIGFSLAGRLSDRWGRKRTTFIFIVISLVSSVMMLLQVPTSLIGVLVTLLMVGSSFFAYFGVWMSEVFPPEVRATGTNIVFFLGRLIGGGFGVSIILLMPFGLKEDLGVGLLTSTLLVLGSVLLLPETVRRG; translated from the coding sequence ATGATTAGGGCTACAGTCTCCTTACTACTAATTTTTTTGATTTCAGCATTAGCAGTGTACTCAATTAGCTTCGTTTTACCTGCACTTGCCCAGATCTACGGAGATGGGATATATCTTACTATTCCAGCTAGCTGGATAGGTGGTGCCATTGGAGGTCTCTTGCTGTCTATACTCGCAGACAAGTGGAGTAGGAAGCTCTCCCTTTTAATTTCTATTTTTTTATTTACTGTCCCACTTTTTCTAAATGTATTCACCAGAAACTTGTTCTTGTTTTATTTCCTTTGGTTCCTAATTGGGTTTGGAGTAAACGGGGAGAACGGCTTAAGCTACGTTTACGCTGCAGAGATCTCTCCTCCTAGCTACAGGGGATTTGTTGGAAGTATTATGCAGGGTCTATACTTCATCGGGGGACTACTCGGACTTCTCTGGGCTGATATTTTCAGGTCCATAGAGACCTATTTTCTCACCTTAGGTTTACTGTCTCTGGTATCGTACTTGCTGTGGTTCTCAATACCAGAGTCAAAGGTAAGGTCAAGAGGATCATTCAGCTCTTTGAGATCTAAAAACCTAACCAAAGTTCTAGTCCTAGGCTCCGTTTTCGCAGTTGGTTCCTTCCTTTTTGTAGTCCCTTTAGTCTCTCTGAGCTTTACTCTCTTCTCATTTTTTAGGTTACCTGCATTTTCGCTTCTGTCATTGGCGTTACTGTTGGGTCTTATTGGTTTCAGTTTAGCAGGGAGACTATCCGACCGATGGGGTAGGAAGAGGACTACATTCATTTTCATAGTTATCTCCCTAGTCTCCTCCGTTATGATGCTCCTCCAAGTACCTACATCGCTAATAGGAGTTCTCGTGACTCTCCTTATGGTCGGGTCCTCATTTTTCGCCTACTTCGGGGTTTGGATGAGTGAAGTTTTCCCACCAGAGGTGAGAGCCACAGGTACGAACATAGTATTTTTCCTAGGACGCCTTATAGGAGGTGGGTTTGGGGTAAGTATCATACTCCTCATGCCCTTCGGGCTGAAGGAGGACTTGGGGGTAGGCCTCTTAACTTCTACATTGTTGGTCCTTGGATCAGTCCTTCTCCTGCCGGAGACCGTTAGGAGGGGCTGA